The following are encoded in a window of Alosa sapidissima isolate fAloSap1 chromosome 10, fAloSap1.pri, whole genome shotgun sequence genomic DNA:
- the ephb6 gene encoding ephrin type-B receptor 5 isoform X6: MWSVFLYLSLFLQPNSAEEVMLLDTTESTTELGWTTYPDTGWDEVSVLDDKGKLIRTFEVCNVNQNPRVQDNWLATPFLYRQSAPRVFVTLRFSVRDCASLRTPSPSCRETLTLYYRQADSQRELERTWGSDSSNGETREGWVKIDTIAADKSFSKVEPSQPHQYKPDRTRRINIKTRSFAPLTRNGFVLAIVDSGACVSLMGVTVFYRRCPATSRYLASYPATPSGVEPTALVPVDGVCVPNSQSQGGAGPRLHCNAEGEWMVPVGGCMCEAGYEPNQNSSACLACPVGFFKATAGSVSCTMCPANSRTSTEASMVCECRSGFYRAPSDINTTACTAPPSAPVSLSWEYESSEGGVSLRWRPPQDMGGRGEVWYGVVCRICPSASQSPPSMCSWCGETVTYTPSQTGLRQTKVTLNNLLTRVTYLIQVQAFNDVSSLSPFPPQFSSINFTTSQSVPSTVPMLHQLSRAADSITLSWPQPDRPNGDILEYQLRYYDRQSSDEDSAVSVFSETNTVTVASLNPGSIYAFQIRARNERGYGPYSHTIYFSTLAMEERSKQIQNRLPLLVGSVMGGAAFLLVVIAIIIVFVFKSKRRESPYSDRLQRYISNRGGVKYYVDPSTYEDPSEAVKEFAREIDPAHLKIEEVIAQFGEVSRGRYRPLGRREVLVAVKTLRWGVTDRERAMFLSEAGVLGQFDHPNVLKLEGVVTRSPPERIITEFMENGPLDAFLRENEDQFSVLQLVGMLRGVGAGMRYLSERNFVHRDLAARNVLVNSNLVCKVSDFGLSRLMRGLDHNMPTYTASLGSKIPVRWTAPEAFQHRKFSSASDVWSFGVLMWEVMSYGERPYWDMSNQEVMKAVVDQYRLPAPHNCPPALHALMLQCWQAERQDRPGFDSLLSSLDRLIRHPASLKAEHSRPTQPLLSPTPTDLSSVATVGDWLSALRMERYKDEFERAQLTSLERVSRLTMEDVQGLGVNLLGHQRKIVKAAQQLRTHLTQGQVEV; this comes from the exons ATGTGGAGTGTGTTTTTgtacctctctctgtttctccagcCTAATTCAGCAGAGGAAG TGATGCTGCTGGACACCACTGAGTCCACCACGGAGCTGGGCTGGACCACCTATCCTGACACAGGG TGGGATGAGGTGAGTGTTCTGGACGACAAGGGCAAACTCATCCGCACTTTCGAGGTCTGCAATGTCAACCAGAACCCCCGTGTCCAGGACAACTGGCTGGCGACGCCCTTCCTCTACCGACAGTCCGCGCCGAGAGTTTTCGTGACGCTCCGGTTCTCCGTCCGAGACTGCGCCAGTCTGCGCACGCCATCCCCGTCCTGTCGCGAGACGCTCACGCTCTACTACAGACAAGCCGACTCCCAAAGAGAGCTGGAGAGGACCTGGGGTTCTGAC TCATCCAATGGGGAGACACGAGAGGGCTGGGTGAAGATCGACACCATCGCGGCGGACAAGAGCTTCAGCAAGGTGGAGCCCAGTCAGCCGCACCAGTACAAGCCGGACCGCACTCGCCGAATCAACATTAAAACCCGCAGCTTCGCACCCCTCACGCGCAACGG GTTTGTCTTGGCGATAGTGGACAGTGGGGCCTGTGTTTCCCTCATGGGTGTGACCGTGTTCTACCGCCGCTGCCCGGCCACCAGCCGCTACCTGGCCTCCTACCCCGCCACGCCCTCCGGGGTGGAGCCGACAGCCCTGGTGCCCGTGGACGGGGTCTGCGTCCCCAACAGCCAGTCGCAGGGTGGGGCCGGCCCACGGCTGCACTGCAACGCCGAGGGGGAGTGGATGGTGCCtgtgggggggtgtatgtgtgaggcAGGCTACGAGCCCAACCAGAACAGCTCAGCCTGTCTGG CCTGTCCTGTGGGGTTTTTCAAGGCCACAGCGGGTTCGGTGTCGTGCACTATGTGTCCAGCCAACAGCAGGACCAGCACGGAGGCCTCTATGGTCTGTGAGTGCCGCAGTGGCTTCTACCGAGCGCCCTCTGACATCAACACCACCGCTTGCACAG CTCCCCCGTCTGCCCCTGTGTCTCTGTCCTGGGAGTACGAGAGCTCGGAGGGTGGTGTGTCGCTGCGCTGGCGCCCCCCGCAGGACATGGGTGGCCGGGGCGAGGTGTGGTACGGGGTGGTGTGCCGAATCTGCCCCTCCGCCTCGCAGTCGCCTCCCTCCATGTGCTCCTGGTGTGGCGAGACCGTCACCTACACCCCCTCTCAGACTGGACTCCGCCAGACCAAGGTCACCCTCAACAACCTGCTCACCAGAGTCACCTACCTCATACAG GTTCAAGCTTTCAACGATGTGTCATCCTTAAGCCCTTTCCCGCCCCAGTTCTCCAGCATCAATTTCACCACCAGCCAGTCAG TCCCCTCCACCGTCCCCATGCTGCACCAGTTGAGCCGGGCTGCAGACTCCATCACTCTGTCCTGGCCTCAGCCGGACCGACCCAATGGGGACATCCTGGAGTACCAGCTCCGATATTACGACAGG caGAGCTCAGACGAGGACtctgctgtgagtgtgtttagtgAAACCAACACAGTGACAGTGGCCTCCCTGAACCCTGGCTCCATCTATGCCTTCCAGATACGGGCCAGGAATGAGCGAGGCTATGGGCCGTACAGCCACACCATCTACTTCAGTACTCTGGCCATGG AGGAGCGTTCAAAGCAAATCCAAAATCGGCTCCCCCTACTGGTGGGATCGGTGATGGGTGGAGCAGCATTCCTCCTGGTGGTTATTGCGATTATCATCGTGTTTGTATTCAAGAG TAAAAGGAGAGAGAGTCCATATAGCGACAGACTACAGCGATACATCAGCAACAGGG GGGGAGTGAAGTATTATGTGGACCCGTCAACCTATGAGGACCCCAGTGAGGCGGTCAAAGAGTTTGCCAGAGAGATAGACCCAGCTCACCTCAAGATCGAGGAAGTTATTG CCCAGTTTGGAGAGGTGTCCCGGGGGAGGTACCGTCCGCTGGGCCGGAGGGAGGTCCTGGTGGCCGTAAAGACGCTCCGCTGGGGGGTGACTGACCGGGAGAGGGCCATGTTCCTGAGCGAGGCGGGGGTGCTGGGACAGTTTGACCATCCCAACGTGCTGAAGCTGGAGGGGGTGGTGACGCGCTCCCCTCCGGAGAGAATCATCACCGAGTTCATGGAGAATGGTCCACTGGACGCTTTCCTCAGG GAGAATGAAGATCAGTTCAGTGTGCTTCAGCTGGTGGGCATGTTGAGAGGAGTGGGTGCAGGGATGCGTTACCTGTCGGAGAGAAACTTTGTGCACCGGGACCTCGCAGCACGCAACGTGCTGGTCAACTCCAACTTGGTGTGCAAGGTGTCGGACTTTGGTCTGTCTCGCCTGATGAGGGGCCTGGACCACAACATGCCCACGTACACCGCGTCATTG GGGAGCAAGATTCCAGTGAGGTGGACCGCTCCGGAGGCATTCCAGCATCGGAAGTTCAGCTCGGCGAGTGATGTCTGGAGCTTTGGCGTCCTGATGTGGGAGGTGATGTCCTACGGGGAGCGGCCGTACTGGGACATGAGCAACCAAGAG GTGATGAAGGCAGTGGTGGATCAGTACCGCCTTCCTGCCCCCCACAACTGCCCCCCGGCCCTGCATGCCCTCATGCTGCAGTGTTGGCAGGCAGAAAGACAGGACCGGCCAGGCTTCGactcgctcctctcctccctggaCAGACTCATCCGGCACCCAGCCTCCCTCAAGGCTGAACACAGCCG TCCCACTCAGCCCCTGCTGAGTCCCACACCCACAGACCTGTCGTCAGTAGCAACGGTTGGAGACTGGTTATCCGCCCTCAGGATGGAACGATACAAAGATGAGTTTGAGAGAGCACAACTTACAAGTCTGGAGAGAGTCAGCAGACTAACCATGGA GGATGTGCAGGGTCTGGGAGTGAACCTTCTGGGTCACCAGAGAAAGATCGTCAAGGCCGCTCAGCAGCTAAGGACTCACCTCACACAGGGTCAGGTTGAGGTGTGA
- the ephb6 gene encoding ephrin type-B receptor 5 isoform X2 gives MWSVFLYLSLFLQPNSAEEVMLLDTTESTTELGWTTYPDTGWDEVSVLDDKGKLIRTFEVCNVNQNPRVQDNWLATPFLYRQSAPRVFVTLRFSVRDCASLRTPSPSCRETLTLYYRQADSQRELERTWGSDSSNGETREGWVKIDTIAADKSFSKVEPSQPHQYKPDRTRRINIKTRSFAPLTRNGFVLAIVDSGACVSLMGVTVFYRRCPATSRYLASYPATPSGVEPTALVPVDGVCVPNSQSQGGAGPRLHCNAEGEWMVPVGGCMCEAGYEPNQNSSACLACPVGFFKATAGSVSCTMCPANSRTSTEASMVCECRSGFYRAPSDINTTACTAPPSAPVSLSWEYESSEGGVSLRWRPPQDMGGRGEVWYGVVCRICPSASQSPPSMCSWCGETVTYTPSQTGLRQTKVTLNNLLTRVTYLIQVQAFNDVSSLSPFPPQFSSINFTTSQSVPSTVPMLHQLSRAADSITLSWPQPDRPNGDILEYQLRYYDRSSDEDSAVSVFSETNTVTVASLNPGSIYAFQIRARNERGYGPYSHTIYFSTLAMEERSKQIQNRLPLLVGSVMGGAAFLLVVIAIIIVFVFKSKRRESPYSDRLQRYISNRGGVKYYVDPSTYEDPSEAVKEFAREIDPAHLKIEEVIGAGKTQFGEVSRGRYRPLGRREVLVAVKTLRWGVTDRERAMFLSEAGVLGQFDHPNVLKLEGVVTRSPPERIITEFMENGPLDAFLRENEDQFSVLQLVGMLRGVGAGMRYLSERNFVHRDLAARNVLVNSNLVCKVSDFGLSRLMRGLDHNMPTYTASLGSKIPVRWTAPEAFQHRKFSSASDVWSFGVLMWEVMSYGERPYWDMSNQEVMKAVVDQYRLPAPHNCPPALHALMLQCWQAERQDRPGFDSLLSSLDRLIRHPASLKAEHSRPTQPLLSPTPTDLSSVATVGDWLSALRMERYKDEFERAQLTSLERVSRLTMEDVQGLGVNLLGHQRKIVKAAQQLRTHLTQGQVEV, from the exons ATGTGGAGTGTGTTTTTgtacctctctctgtttctccagcCTAATTCAGCAGAGGAAG TGATGCTGCTGGACACCACTGAGTCCACCACGGAGCTGGGCTGGACCACCTATCCTGACACAGGG TGGGATGAGGTGAGTGTTCTGGACGACAAGGGCAAACTCATCCGCACTTTCGAGGTCTGCAATGTCAACCAGAACCCCCGTGTCCAGGACAACTGGCTGGCGACGCCCTTCCTCTACCGACAGTCCGCGCCGAGAGTTTTCGTGACGCTCCGGTTCTCCGTCCGAGACTGCGCCAGTCTGCGCACGCCATCCCCGTCCTGTCGCGAGACGCTCACGCTCTACTACAGACAAGCCGACTCCCAAAGAGAGCTGGAGAGGACCTGGGGTTCTGAC TCATCCAATGGGGAGACACGAGAGGGCTGGGTGAAGATCGACACCATCGCGGCGGACAAGAGCTTCAGCAAGGTGGAGCCCAGTCAGCCGCACCAGTACAAGCCGGACCGCACTCGCCGAATCAACATTAAAACCCGCAGCTTCGCACCCCTCACGCGCAACGG GTTTGTCTTGGCGATAGTGGACAGTGGGGCCTGTGTTTCCCTCATGGGTGTGACCGTGTTCTACCGCCGCTGCCCGGCCACCAGCCGCTACCTGGCCTCCTACCCCGCCACGCCCTCCGGGGTGGAGCCGACAGCCCTGGTGCCCGTGGACGGGGTCTGCGTCCCCAACAGCCAGTCGCAGGGTGGGGCCGGCCCACGGCTGCACTGCAACGCCGAGGGGGAGTGGATGGTGCCtgtgggggggtgtatgtgtgaggcAGGCTACGAGCCCAACCAGAACAGCTCAGCCTGTCTGG CCTGTCCTGTGGGGTTTTTCAAGGCCACAGCGGGTTCGGTGTCGTGCACTATGTGTCCAGCCAACAGCAGGACCAGCACGGAGGCCTCTATGGTCTGTGAGTGCCGCAGTGGCTTCTACCGAGCGCCCTCTGACATCAACACCACCGCTTGCACAG CTCCCCCGTCTGCCCCTGTGTCTCTGTCCTGGGAGTACGAGAGCTCGGAGGGTGGTGTGTCGCTGCGCTGGCGCCCCCCGCAGGACATGGGTGGCCGGGGCGAGGTGTGGTACGGGGTGGTGTGCCGAATCTGCCCCTCCGCCTCGCAGTCGCCTCCCTCCATGTGCTCCTGGTGTGGCGAGACCGTCACCTACACCCCCTCTCAGACTGGACTCCGCCAGACCAAGGTCACCCTCAACAACCTGCTCACCAGAGTCACCTACCTCATACAG GTTCAAGCTTTCAACGATGTGTCATCCTTAAGCCCTTTCCCGCCCCAGTTCTCCAGCATCAATTTCACCACCAGCCAGTCAG TCCCCTCCACCGTCCCCATGCTGCACCAGTTGAGCCGGGCTGCAGACTCCATCACTCTGTCCTGGCCTCAGCCGGACCGACCCAATGGGGACATCCTGGAGTACCAGCTCCGATATTACGACAGG AGCTCAGACGAGGACtctgctgtgagtgtgtttagtgAAACCAACACAGTGACAGTGGCCTCCCTGAACCCTGGCTCCATCTATGCCTTCCAGATACGGGCCAGGAATGAGCGAGGCTATGGGCCGTACAGCCACACCATCTACTTCAGTACTCTGGCCATGG AGGAGCGTTCAAAGCAAATCCAAAATCGGCTCCCCCTACTGGTGGGATCGGTGATGGGTGGAGCAGCATTCCTCCTGGTGGTTATTGCGATTATCATCGTGTTTGTATTCAAGAG TAAAAGGAGAGAGAGTCCATATAGCGACAGACTACAGCGATACATCAGCAACAGGG GGGGAGTGAAGTATTATGTGGACCCGTCAACCTATGAGGACCCCAGTGAGGCGGTCAAAGAGTTTGCCAGAGAGATAGACCCAGCTCACCTCAAGATCGAGGAAGTTATTGGTGCGGGTAAGA CCCAGTTTGGAGAGGTGTCCCGGGGGAGGTACCGTCCGCTGGGCCGGAGGGAGGTCCTGGTGGCCGTAAAGACGCTCCGCTGGGGGGTGACTGACCGGGAGAGGGCCATGTTCCTGAGCGAGGCGGGGGTGCTGGGACAGTTTGACCATCCCAACGTGCTGAAGCTGGAGGGGGTGGTGACGCGCTCCCCTCCGGAGAGAATCATCACCGAGTTCATGGAGAATGGTCCACTGGACGCTTTCCTCAGG GAGAATGAAGATCAGTTCAGTGTGCTTCAGCTGGTGGGCATGTTGAGAGGAGTGGGTGCAGGGATGCGTTACCTGTCGGAGAGAAACTTTGTGCACCGGGACCTCGCAGCACGCAACGTGCTGGTCAACTCCAACTTGGTGTGCAAGGTGTCGGACTTTGGTCTGTCTCGCCTGATGAGGGGCCTGGACCACAACATGCCCACGTACACCGCGTCATTG GGGAGCAAGATTCCAGTGAGGTGGACCGCTCCGGAGGCATTCCAGCATCGGAAGTTCAGCTCGGCGAGTGATGTCTGGAGCTTTGGCGTCCTGATGTGGGAGGTGATGTCCTACGGGGAGCGGCCGTACTGGGACATGAGCAACCAAGAG GTGATGAAGGCAGTGGTGGATCAGTACCGCCTTCCTGCCCCCCACAACTGCCCCCCGGCCCTGCATGCCCTCATGCTGCAGTGTTGGCAGGCAGAAAGACAGGACCGGCCAGGCTTCGactcgctcctctcctccctggaCAGACTCATCCGGCACCCAGCCTCCCTCAAGGCTGAACACAGCCG TCCCACTCAGCCCCTGCTGAGTCCCACACCCACAGACCTGTCGTCAGTAGCAACGGTTGGAGACTGGTTATCCGCCCTCAGGATGGAACGATACAAAGATGAGTTTGAGAGAGCACAACTTACAAGTCTGGAGAGAGTCAGCAGACTAACCATGGA GGATGTGCAGGGTCTGGGAGTGAACCTTCTGGGTCACCAGAGAAAGATCGTCAAGGCCGCTCAGCAGCTAAGGACTCACCTCACACAGGGTCAGGTTGAGGTGTGA
- the ephb6 gene encoding ephrin type-B receptor 5 isoform X4, with amino-acid sequence MWSVFLYLSLFLQPNSAEEVMLLDTTESTTELGWTTYPDTGWDEVSVLDDKGKLIRTFEVCNVNQNPRVQDNWLATPFLYRQSAPRVFVTLRFSVRDCASLRTPSPSCRETLTLYYRQADSQRELERTWGSDSSNGETREGWVKIDTIAADKSFSKVEPSQPHQYKPDRTRRINIKTRSFAPLTRNGFVLAIVDSGACVSLMGVTVFYRRCPATSRYLASYPATPSGVEPTALVPVDGVCVPNSQSQGGAGPRLHCNAEGEWMVPVGGCMCEAGYEPNQNSSACLACPVGFFKATAGSVSCTMCPANSRTSTEASMVCECRSGFYRAPSDINTTACTAPPSAPVSLSWEYESSEGGVSLRWRPPQDMGGRGEVWYGVVCRICPSASQSPPSMCSWCGETVTYTPSQTGLRQTKVTLNNLLTRVTYLIQVQAFNDVSSLSPFPPQFSSINFTTSQSVPSTVPMLHQLSRAADSITLSWPQPDRPNGDILEYQLRYYDRSSDEDSAVSVFSETNTVTVASLNPGSIYAFQIRARNERGYGPYSHTIYFSTLAMEERSKQIQNRLPLLVGSVMGGAAFLLVVIAIIIVFVFKSKRRESPYSDRLQRYISNRGGVKYYVDPSTYEDPSEAVKEFAREIDPAHLKIEEVIGAAQFGEVSRGRYRPLGRREVLVAVKTLRWGVTDRERAMFLSEAGVLGQFDHPNVLKLEGVVTRSPPERIITEFMENGPLDAFLRENEDQFSVLQLVGMLRGVGAGMRYLSERNFVHRDLAARNVLVNSNLVCKVSDFGLSRLMRGLDHNMPTYTASLGSKIPVRWTAPEAFQHRKFSSASDVWSFGVLMWEVMSYGERPYWDMSNQEVMKAVVDQYRLPAPHNCPPALHALMLQCWQAERQDRPGFDSLLSSLDRLIRHPASLKAEHSRPTQPLLSPTPTDLSSVATVGDWLSALRMERYKDEFERAQLTSLERVSRLTMEDVQGLGVNLLGHQRKIVKAAQQLRTHLTQGQVEV; translated from the exons ATGTGGAGTGTGTTTTTgtacctctctctgtttctccagcCTAATTCAGCAGAGGAAG TGATGCTGCTGGACACCACTGAGTCCACCACGGAGCTGGGCTGGACCACCTATCCTGACACAGGG TGGGATGAGGTGAGTGTTCTGGACGACAAGGGCAAACTCATCCGCACTTTCGAGGTCTGCAATGTCAACCAGAACCCCCGTGTCCAGGACAACTGGCTGGCGACGCCCTTCCTCTACCGACAGTCCGCGCCGAGAGTTTTCGTGACGCTCCGGTTCTCCGTCCGAGACTGCGCCAGTCTGCGCACGCCATCCCCGTCCTGTCGCGAGACGCTCACGCTCTACTACAGACAAGCCGACTCCCAAAGAGAGCTGGAGAGGACCTGGGGTTCTGAC TCATCCAATGGGGAGACACGAGAGGGCTGGGTGAAGATCGACACCATCGCGGCGGACAAGAGCTTCAGCAAGGTGGAGCCCAGTCAGCCGCACCAGTACAAGCCGGACCGCACTCGCCGAATCAACATTAAAACCCGCAGCTTCGCACCCCTCACGCGCAACGG GTTTGTCTTGGCGATAGTGGACAGTGGGGCCTGTGTTTCCCTCATGGGTGTGACCGTGTTCTACCGCCGCTGCCCGGCCACCAGCCGCTACCTGGCCTCCTACCCCGCCACGCCCTCCGGGGTGGAGCCGACAGCCCTGGTGCCCGTGGACGGGGTCTGCGTCCCCAACAGCCAGTCGCAGGGTGGGGCCGGCCCACGGCTGCACTGCAACGCCGAGGGGGAGTGGATGGTGCCtgtgggggggtgtatgtgtgaggcAGGCTACGAGCCCAACCAGAACAGCTCAGCCTGTCTGG CCTGTCCTGTGGGGTTTTTCAAGGCCACAGCGGGTTCGGTGTCGTGCACTATGTGTCCAGCCAACAGCAGGACCAGCACGGAGGCCTCTATGGTCTGTGAGTGCCGCAGTGGCTTCTACCGAGCGCCCTCTGACATCAACACCACCGCTTGCACAG CTCCCCCGTCTGCCCCTGTGTCTCTGTCCTGGGAGTACGAGAGCTCGGAGGGTGGTGTGTCGCTGCGCTGGCGCCCCCCGCAGGACATGGGTGGCCGGGGCGAGGTGTGGTACGGGGTGGTGTGCCGAATCTGCCCCTCCGCCTCGCAGTCGCCTCCCTCCATGTGCTCCTGGTGTGGCGAGACCGTCACCTACACCCCCTCTCAGACTGGACTCCGCCAGACCAAGGTCACCCTCAACAACCTGCTCACCAGAGTCACCTACCTCATACAG GTTCAAGCTTTCAACGATGTGTCATCCTTAAGCCCTTTCCCGCCCCAGTTCTCCAGCATCAATTTCACCACCAGCCAGTCAG TCCCCTCCACCGTCCCCATGCTGCACCAGTTGAGCCGGGCTGCAGACTCCATCACTCTGTCCTGGCCTCAGCCGGACCGACCCAATGGGGACATCCTGGAGTACCAGCTCCGATATTACGACAGG AGCTCAGACGAGGACtctgctgtgagtgtgtttagtgAAACCAACACAGTGACAGTGGCCTCCCTGAACCCTGGCTCCATCTATGCCTTCCAGATACGGGCCAGGAATGAGCGAGGCTATGGGCCGTACAGCCACACCATCTACTTCAGTACTCTGGCCATGG AGGAGCGTTCAAAGCAAATCCAAAATCGGCTCCCCCTACTGGTGGGATCGGTGATGGGTGGAGCAGCATTCCTCCTGGTGGTTATTGCGATTATCATCGTGTTTGTATTCAAGAG TAAAAGGAGAGAGAGTCCATATAGCGACAGACTACAGCGATACATCAGCAACAGGG GGGGAGTGAAGTATTATGTGGACCCGTCAACCTATGAGGACCCCAGTGAGGCGGTCAAAGAGTTTGCCAGAGAGATAGACCCAGCTCACCTCAAGATCGAGGAAGTTATTGGTGCGG CCCAGTTTGGAGAGGTGTCCCGGGGGAGGTACCGTCCGCTGGGCCGGAGGGAGGTCCTGGTGGCCGTAAAGACGCTCCGCTGGGGGGTGACTGACCGGGAGAGGGCCATGTTCCTGAGCGAGGCGGGGGTGCTGGGACAGTTTGACCATCCCAACGTGCTGAAGCTGGAGGGGGTGGTGACGCGCTCCCCTCCGGAGAGAATCATCACCGAGTTCATGGAGAATGGTCCACTGGACGCTTTCCTCAGG GAGAATGAAGATCAGTTCAGTGTGCTTCAGCTGGTGGGCATGTTGAGAGGAGTGGGTGCAGGGATGCGTTACCTGTCGGAGAGAAACTTTGTGCACCGGGACCTCGCAGCACGCAACGTGCTGGTCAACTCCAACTTGGTGTGCAAGGTGTCGGACTTTGGTCTGTCTCGCCTGATGAGGGGCCTGGACCACAACATGCCCACGTACACCGCGTCATTG GGGAGCAAGATTCCAGTGAGGTGGACCGCTCCGGAGGCATTCCAGCATCGGAAGTTCAGCTCGGCGAGTGATGTCTGGAGCTTTGGCGTCCTGATGTGGGAGGTGATGTCCTACGGGGAGCGGCCGTACTGGGACATGAGCAACCAAGAG GTGATGAAGGCAGTGGTGGATCAGTACCGCCTTCCTGCCCCCCACAACTGCCCCCCGGCCCTGCATGCCCTCATGCTGCAGTGTTGGCAGGCAGAAAGACAGGACCGGCCAGGCTTCGactcgctcctctcctccctggaCAGACTCATCCGGCACCCAGCCTCCCTCAAGGCTGAACACAGCCG TCCCACTCAGCCCCTGCTGAGTCCCACACCCACAGACCTGTCGTCAGTAGCAACGGTTGGAGACTGGTTATCCGCCCTCAGGATGGAACGATACAAAGATGAGTTTGAGAGAGCACAACTTACAAGTCTGGAGAGAGTCAGCAGACTAACCATGGA GGATGTGCAGGGTCTGGGAGTGAACCTTCTGGGTCACCAGAGAAAGATCGTCAAGGCCGCTCAGCAGCTAAGGACTCACCTCACACAGGGTCAGGTTGAGGTGTGA